One region of Sphingomonas kaistensis genomic DNA includes:
- a CDS encoding helix-turn-helix domain-containing protein encodes MMWRANVERLLVSIPDAGTMLGLGRSKIYELLTEGRLESVTIGRRRLIRLDSVRLLARGEAA; translated from the coding sequence ATGATGTGGAGAGCGAATGTGGAACGACTACTTGTCTCTATCCCGGATGCCGGAACGATGCTCGGCCTGGGAAGGTCAAAGATATACGAACTTCTCACTGAAGGCCGGCTGGAGTCCGTGACCATCGGCCGGCGCAGGTTGATCCGGTTGGATAGTGTCCGCCTTCTGGCCCGTGGCGAGGCAGCTTAG